The proteins below come from a single Roseiflexus sp. RS-1 genomic window:
- a CDS encoding ABC transporter ATP-binding protein: protein MDTAKKNGKSDEILLEVRGLKKHFPIHSGFLRRVSGYVKAVDGIDFYIKKGETLGLVGESGCGKSTTGRTILRLLDPTAGEIIFDDPNIGKVDLAKLSRAQLKRVRPNMQIIFQDPFSSLNPRLTVGQIVGEPLEIQKVASGQALRDRVAELLQEVGIRPENMTRYPHAFSGGQRQRIGIARALALNPKLIVCDEPVSALDVSIQAQVLNLLEDLQEKYDLTYLFVAHDLSVVEHISDRVAVMYVGYIVEMASTEDLYYHPKHPYTEALLAAIPKPDPRKRTRPIKLPGDVPSPANPPSGCYFHPRCRYAEDICKVERPPLRDIGGEHWVACHFAEQLQLQGVTRLNEIPLIELPKRQPPVPAASPAS from the coding sequence ATGGATACCGCAAAGAAAAATGGCAAATCAGACGAGATATTGCTCGAAGTCCGGGGTCTGAAGAAGCACTTCCCGATCCACAGCGGTTTCCTGCGGCGCGTGTCCGGGTATGTTAAAGCCGTTGATGGGATCGATTTCTATATCAAGAAGGGCGAAACGCTCGGTCTTGTCGGTGAATCGGGGTGTGGCAAGAGTACGACCGGTCGCACGATCCTGCGTCTCCTCGATCCGACGGCGGGTGAGATCATTTTTGATGATCCGAATATCGGGAAGGTGGACCTGGCGAAACTGAGTCGCGCGCAACTTAAGCGGGTGCGCCCGAATATGCAGATTATTTTCCAGGACCCTTTCTCGTCGCTGAATCCGCGCCTGACGGTTGGGCAGATTGTCGGCGAGCCGCTTGAAATCCAGAAGGTGGCATCCGGGCAGGCGCTCAGGGATAGGGTAGCTGAGTTGCTTCAAGAGGTCGGTATTCGCCCGGAGAATATGACGCGCTATCCGCACGCTTTCTCCGGCGGTCAGCGTCAGCGTATCGGCATTGCACGCGCTCTGGCGCTCAATCCGAAACTGATCGTCTGCGATGAACCGGTCTCGGCGCTCGATGTGTCGATCCAAGCGCAGGTGCTCAATCTGCTAGAAGATTTGCAGGAGAAGTATGATCTGACCTATCTCTTCGTCGCTCACGATTTGAGCGTGGTTGAGCATATTTCGGATCGCGTGGCGGTGATGTACGTCGGTTATATCGTCGAGATGGCGAGCACTGAAGATCTCTACTACCATCCCAAACATCCGTACACCGAGGCGCTGCTGGCCGCCATTCCGAAACCCGATCCACGCAAGCGGACACGACCGATCAAACTTCCGGGCGATGTGCCCAGTCCGGCAAATCCTCCGTCAGGGTGCTACTTCCATCCACGCTGTCGGTACGCTGAGGATATCTGCAAGGTCGAACGACCGCCGTTGCGCGACATTGGCGGTGAGCACTGGGTTGCGTGCCACTTCGCCGAGCAGTTGCAGTTGCAGGGTGTCACGCGCCTGAACGAAATCCCGTTGATCGAGCTTCCCAAACGCCAGCCGCCGGTTCCGGCCGCGTCGCCTGCGTCGTAA
- a CDS encoding GntR family transcriptional regulator — MTDLPQRTMTEQVMARLRDMILSGELAPGSRLDQNDLARRFGVSLVPLREALARLQSSGLVRIVPHRGVFVESLSVEELLDIYQVREALEDLASRLAAPRLSAADLATLDRLKIEMEQTAKIDDFEAFLDLHRDFHFTIYRAAGRRHLLQLLTQLWDLSARYRRFQLYAFPERMHTSLFEIQAILEACHRRDPDALALLVRYKVHQTVVSLLDIIQREPTPTVASMANGKHVDER; from the coding sequence ATGACCGATCTGCCACAACGCACCATGACCGAACAGGTTATGGCGCGCCTGCGTGATATGATCCTGAGCGGCGAACTGGCGCCGGGGTCGCGTCTCGATCAGAACGACCTGGCGCGACGTTTCGGCGTCAGCCTGGTGCCGCTGCGCGAGGCGCTGGCGCGCCTGCAATCGAGCGGGCTGGTGCGCATCGTGCCGCATCGCGGCGTCTTTGTTGAGTCGTTGTCGGTTGAAGAACTGCTCGATATCTACCAGGTGCGCGAGGCGCTTGAAGACCTTGCGTCCCGTCTCGCCGCGCCGCGCCTGAGCGCCGCCGATCTGGCAACCCTTGATCGATTGAAGATTGAGATGGAACAGACCGCAAAGATAGACGATTTCGAAGCCTTTCTCGATCTGCACCGCGACTTTCACTTCACTATCTACCGCGCCGCCGGGCGACGGCATTTACTCCAGTTGCTCACGCAACTCTGGGATTTGAGCGCGCGCTACCGGCGGTTTCAGTTGTACGCCTTCCCGGAGCGGATGCACACTTCCCTCTTCGAAATCCAGGCGATCCTCGAGGCATGTCACCGACGCGACCCCGATGCGCTGGCGTTGCTGGTGCGCTACAAAGTGCATCAGACGGTCGTCAGTCTGCTCGATATCATACAGCGTGAACCAACACCAACAGTTGCGTCGATGGCCAACGGTAAACATGTCGATGAACGATAA
- a CDS encoding ABC transporter permease codes for MATTASELPKVAKGKKQEDVGQIPQWKLMVRRFSQSKLSVGALIVLGVMYTIMIFSDFLAPYPHDVLDSNNAFAPPTQIVWGPEGPGIYGLKQELDMERFQWIYTPDPSVIYPIRFFVQGHEYYFLGLFPSRLHLFGVEAPPDANARVFLWGADKEGRDLFSRVLKGSQISLTLGFFGVFLFVLIGSIVGTASGYFGGALDNLIQRLIELIRSFPDLPLYMALAAALPLNVPITVRYFLITVIIALVGWTGLAREVRGKVLAFRSADYTAAAIAAGASHWHVITRHLMPNAMSHIVVVGMLSIPGAIGLETALSFLGLGILPPAVSWGILLRDAQSVQAVVTYPWLLIPVILLIITVMSFNLLGDGVRDAVDPYA; via the coding sequence ATGGCAACGACTGCAAGTGAACTGCCTAAAGTCGCCAAAGGCAAGAAGCAGGAAGATGTCGGCCAGATTCCGCAGTGGAAGTTGATGGTGCGGCGCTTCAGCCAGAGCAAATTGTCGGTCGGTGCGCTGATTGTGCTGGGTGTGATGTATACGATTATGATCTTCTCGGATTTTCTGGCGCCCTACCCGCACGATGTGCTCGACTCGAACAATGCGTTCGCTCCCCCGACGCAGATTGTCTGGGGTCCTGAGGGACCGGGCATCTATGGGTTGAAACAGGAACTGGATATGGAACGGTTCCAGTGGATATACACGCCTGATCCGAGTGTGATCTACCCTATCCGTTTCTTCGTTCAGGGTCATGAGTACTATTTCCTGGGATTGTTCCCGTCACGCCTGCATCTGTTCGGCGTTGAAGCGCCGCCCGACGCCAATGCGCGCGTGTTTCTGTGGGGCGCCGATAAAGAAGGGCGCGACCTCTTCTCGCGGGTGTTGAAAGGATCACAGATTTCGTTGACCCTTGGGTTCTTTGGTGTGTTTCTGTTCGTCTTGATTGGGTCGATTGTCGGTACTGCCTCCGGGTACTTTGGCGGTGCGCTCGATAACCTGATCCAGCGGTTGATCGAGTTGATCCGCTCCTTCCCCGACCTGCCGCTCTATATGGCGCTGGCGGCGGCATTGCCGCTCAATGTGCCGATCACCGTGCGCTACTTCCTGATCACGGTGATCATCGCACTCGTCGGCTGGACTGGTCTGGCGCGTGAAGTGCGCGGCAAGGTGCTGGCGTTTCGCAGCGCAGACTATACCGCCGCCGCGATTGCGGCAGGCGCATCGCACTGGCACGTCATTACGCGGCACCTCATGCCCAATGCCATGAGCCATATCGTGGTCGTCGGCATGCTCTCCATTCCTGGCGCCATTGGTCTGGAGACGGCGTTGAGCTTCCTGGGGCTCGGCATTCTGCCGCCAGCGGTCAGTTGGGGCATCCTCCTGCGCGATGCGCAGAGCGTCCAGGCGGTTGTGACCTACCCCTGGCTGTTGATACCGGTTATTCTGCTGATCATCACGGTGATGAGTTTCAACCTGCTCGGCGATGGCGTGCGCGATGCAGTCGATCCATACGCATAA
- a CDS encoding OsmC family protein translates to MAHIELTWIPDRTFLGVDSTNHSIVLSPGGGVGVKPSETLLIALASCSAVDLVEILKKQRTTPHRLIITVDGEQDADPPWRYRRIALCYRVVATGATLEKVQRAVDLALNRYCSVRSSLHPEIDVTFAVELNQPDQE, encoded by the coding sequence ATGGCGCACATCGAACTCACCTGGATCCCCGATCGGACATTCCTCGGCGTGGACAGCACCAATCACAGTATTGTCCTTTCGCCCGGCGGCGGCGTAGGGGTCAAACCCTCGGAGACCCTGTTGATCGCACTGGCTTCGTGTTCGGCGGTCGATCTGGTGGAAATTCTGAAGAAACAGCGGACGACGCCCCATCGACTGATCATTACTGTCGATGGCGAGCAGGACGCCGATCCGCCGTGGCGGTACCGCCGGATCGCTCTCTGTTACCGGGTAGTTGCCACGGGGGCGACGCTCGAAAAGGTGCAACGCGCAGTCGATCTGGCGCTCAACAGATACTGTTCAGTGCGCTCCTCGCTGCACCCGGAGATCGATGTCACCTTCGCGGTTGAACTGAACCAGCCGGATCAGGAGTGA
- a CDS encoding ABC transporter permease, whose protein sequence is MINFIARRLVNMFFLLIVISFVGFWIIQLPPGSILDVQIQRLRMQGGNLPESMIQALRDRYGVDDPFYVQYWKWISRSLQGDFGTSFETDQKVAERIYNRLGFSVMLSVIALIFTWVVSIPIGVYSATHRYTWPDYIITFIQFLGLSIPGFLLALILLITASRLWDQPIGGLFSPQYADAPWSIAKVLDFLRHVWIAIVVLAIGTTAGLTRVMRANLLDVLNMQYIQTARAKGLKESTVIWKHAVRNAIHPLVMALGTLLPALVVGETLIAIILSLPTIGPLYLDALRSQDMYLAGTILVMLSALLLIGNLLADLLLAWVDPRVRLE, encoded by the coding sequence ATGATCAACTTCATTGCCCGGCGCCTGGTCAACATGTTTTTTCTGTTGATCGTAATTTCCTTTGTTGGGTTCTGGATCATTCAACTTCCCCCCGGATCGATCCTCGATGTGCAGATCCAGCGCCTGCGGATGCAGGGGGGAAACCTGCCCGAATCGATGATTCAGGCATTGCGTGACCGCTATGGCGTTGATGATCCGTTCTATGTTCAATACTGGAAGTGGATTTCGCGGTCGTTACAGGGGGATTTCGGCACCTCGTTCGAGACGGATCAGAAAGTTGCAGAGCGCATCTATAATCGGTTGGGCTTTTCTGTGATGTTGTCGGTGATCGCGCTCATTTTCACCTGGGTGGTTTCCATTCCAATCGGCGTGTATTCGGCAACACATCGCTATACCTGGCCCGATTACATCATCACCTTCATTCAGTTTTTGGGTCTTTCGATTCCCGGTTTCCTGCTGGCGCTGATCTTGCTGATCACTGCGTCGCGTTTGTGGGATCAGCCGATTGGCGGTCTCTTCTCACCGCAGTATGCCGACGCGCCCTGGAGCATCGCCAAAGTGCTGGATTTTCTGCGCCACGTCTGGATCGCTATCGTCGTGCTGGCAATCGGCACTACTGCCGGTCTGACTCGTGTGATGCGCGCAAACCTGCTCGACGTGCTGAATATGCAGTACATTCAGACGGCGCGCGCGAAGGGGTTGAAAGAATCGACGGTGATCTGGAAGCACGCGGTGCGCAATGCTATTCACCCGCTGGTGATGGCGCTCGGAACGCTGTTGCCGGCTCTGGTCGTTGGTGAAACGCTGATTGCCATCATCCTGAGTCTGCCGACGATCGGTCCGCTCTACCTGGATGCGCTGCGCTCGCAGGATATGTACCTGGCGGGAACCATCCTTGTGATGCTTTCAGCGTTGCTGCTGATCGGGAATCTGCTCGCCGATCTGCTGCTCGCCTGGGTGGATCCGCGTGTGCGTCTCGAATAG
- a CDS encoding ABC transporter ATP-binding protein, whose protein sequence is MTNAAATGTEHTDIQIVSEDDVVRVEDLRLSFYTSLGVVRALNGVSFNIPRGKVLGVVGESGCGKSQTGLAIMQLSFGRIEGGRILFREFNTSEVIDITKLEKNGPEMRRIRGNHISMIFQEPMTSLNPCYTVGHQIEEAILLHQTQDKAEARRRTIDILRKVGMPNPERIADSYPHQLSGGMRQRAMIAMALSCTPTLLIADEPTTALDVTTEAQILDLMRDLQHEIGTSIMFITHNMGVVAQMCDEVAVMYLGRIIERAAVDDMFYDPKHPYTISLLRSIPRLGIARGQKLESIKGSVPDPYSTVPGCPFHPRCPAAIPGLCDTVMPEEIFVAGSQTHTVRCHLYT, encoded by the coding sequence ATGACGAATGCAGCAGCGACGGGAACAGAGCACACCGACATTCAGATCGTCAGTGAAGACGATGTAGTGCGGGTTGAGGATCTGCGTCTCAGTTTCTACACCTCGCTGGGGGTCGTGCGGGCGCTCAATGGGGTGTCGTTCAATATCCCACGCGGAAAAGTGCTCGGCGTCGTCGGCGAGTCAGGGTGTGGCAAGAGCCAGACGGGTCTTGCGATTATGCAGTTGTCGTTTGGACGTATTGAAGGGGGACGCATCCTGTTCCGCGAGTTCAACACTAGCGAAGTGATCGATATCACCAAACTTGAGAAGAATGGTCCTGAAATGCGCCGCATTCGCGGCAACCATATCTCGATGATCTTTCAGGAGCCGATGACGTCGCTCAACCCGTGTTACACAGTCGGTCATCAGATCGAGGAAGCGATCCTGCTTCATCAGACGCAGGATAAAGCTGAGGCGCGCCGTCGCACGATTGATATTCTGCGCAAGGTCGGTATGCCGAACCCGGAGCGCATCGCCGATAGTTATCCGCACCAGTTGTCGGGCGGTATGCGTCAGCGCGCAATGATTGCGATGGCGCTCTCCTGCACGCCAACCCTGCTGATCGCCGATGAGCCGACGACGGCGCTCGATGTGACGACCGAAGCGCAGATTCTCGACCTGATGCGCGATCTGCAGCACGAGATCGGGACCTCGATCATGTTCATCACCCATAATATGGGTGTGGTGGCGCAGATGTGCGATGAGGTCGCTGTGATGTATCTCGGTCGCATCATCGAGCGCGCGGCTGTCGATGATATGTTCTACGATCCGAAGCATCCCTACACGATCTCGCTGCTGCGTTCGATTCCGCGTCTCGGTATTGCCCGCGGTCAGAAACTCGAATCGATCAAGGGGTCTGTGCCCGATCCGTATTCGACCGTGCCCGGTTGCCCGTTCCATCCGCGTTGCCCGGCAGCCATCCCCGGTCTGTGTGATACCGTGATGCCGGAAGAGATCTTCGTCGCCGGATCGCAGACGCATACGGTTCGCTGTCACCTGTATACGTAG
- a CDS encoding L-fuconate dehydratase: MAITIIGAEARDIRFPTSRTLDGSDAMNPDPDYSAAYVLLHTNVPGLTGHGLTFTIGRGNELCVAACHALFPMVLNRSLESITADMGAFWHMITGDSQLRWIGPEKGVIHLATAAVVNAVWDLWAKVEQKPLWKLLSDMSPDELVRCIDFRYISDALTPDEARDLLRRQEATRAERESEMLAQGFPAYTTSAGWIGYSDDKVRRLCQEAINAGFQHIKMKVGRDLDADRRRARLIREIIGPDRKLMADANQVWDVPQAIAWMHDLAEFDFWWIEEPTSPDDILGHAAIARAVAPVGVATGEHVQNRIIFKQLLQANAISFCQIDACRLGGVNEVLAVILMAAKFGVPVCPHAGGVGLCEYVQHLSIWDYICVSGSLENRVIEYVDHLHEHFLDPVVIRNARYMPPQKPGYSIEMKPESLAMYEYPHGPAWRLHVAR, encoded by the coding sequence ATGGCGATCACCATTATCGGCGCCGAAGCGCGCGACATTCGGTTTCCCACCTCCCGCACCCTCGATGGTTCGGACGCGATGAACCCCGATCCCGACTACTCGGCGGCATATGTTCTGCTGCACACCAATGTTCCGGGTCTGACCGGGCACGGGCTGACCTTCACCATTGGGCGCGGCAATGAGTTGTGTGTCGCTGCCTGCCACGCCTTGTTCCCCATGGTGTTGAACCGTTCCCTTGAGTCGATCACCGCCGACATGGGCGCCTTCTGGCATATGATTACCGGTGATAGCCAGTTGCGCTGGATCGGTCCGGAGAAGGGAGTCATCCATCTGGCGACCGCCGCAGTGGTCAATGCCGTCTGGGACCTGTGGGCGAAGGTCGAGCAGAAGCCGCTCTGGAAGTTGTTATCCGATATGTCGCCGGACGAACTGGTACGCTGCATCGACTTCCGCTACATTTCCGACGCTCTGACACCCGACGAGGCGCGCGATCTGCTGCGCCGTCAGGAAGCGACACGCGCCGAACGCGAGTCGGAGATGCTGGCGCAGGGATTTCCTGCCTATACCACGTCTGCCGGATGGATCGGCTACTCCGACGATAAGGTTCGTCGGTTGTGCCAGGAAGCGATCAACGCTGGCTTTCAGCATATCAAAATGAAGGTCGGGCGCGATCTCGACGCCGATCGCCGCCGCGCCCGCCTGATCCGCGAGATTATCGGACCTGATCGCAAACTGATGGCGGACGCCAACCAGGTCTGGGATGTGCCGCAGGCGATTGCCTGGATGCACGACCTCGCTGAATTCGACTTCTGGTGGATCGAAGAGCCAACCAGCCCTGACGACATCCTTGGTCACGCGGCGATCGCCCGCGCAGTCGCGCCGGTCGGCGTCGCCACCGGCGAGCACGTGCAGAACCGCATTATCTTCAAGCAACTGTTGCAGGCAAACGCCATCAGTTTCTGTCAGATCGACGCCTGCCGCCTTGGTGGGGTGAACGAGGTGCTGGCAGTCATCCTGATGGCGGCGAAATTCGGCGTGCCGGTCTGCCCGCACGCTGGCGGCGTCGGGTTGTGCGAATATGTGCAACATCTGTCGATCTGGGATTATATCTGCGTCTCCGGGTCGCTGGAGAATCGTGTGATTGAGTATGTCGATCACCTGCACGAACATTTTCTCGATCCGGTCGTCATTCGCAATGCCCGTTACATGCCGCCGCAAAAGCCGGGGTATAGCATCGAGATGAAGCCCGAATCACTGGCGATGTACGAATATCCGCACGGTCCGGCGTGGCGGTTGCACGTTGCACGTTGA
- a CDS encoding alpha-L-fucosidase, whose amino-acid sequence MVARCRSFPVTAYRTSNSEKGTAMTYEPTLESVRAHVVPDWFHDAKLGIFIHWGLYSVPGWAPTTGPLHEVVAREGWQGWFARNPYAEWYMNSLRIPGSPTASYHAQHFGADFPYERFAETFNRDTSSWDPSRWADLFRRAGAQYVVLTTKHHDGFLLWPSARPNPFREGYHASRDLVGDLTGAVRDAGLRMGLYYSGGLDWTFNDRVIADIIDLFMGVPQQPEYVEYANAHWKELIDRYQPSVLWNDIGYPAAANLPELFSYYYNTVPEGVINDRFTQAPVGDGPPDPAAIMQAIAQGMLPAPPHFDFRTPEYAVFPDIKAEKWESCRGLGYSFGYNRNETVDDMLSPAELVRSFVDIVSKNGNLLINVGPMGDGTIPTEQAERLEALGAWLAVNGEAIYGSRPWTRAEGTTDGGIGMRFTRKGSDLYAILLDTPQQPQVTLTGLTIPAGASVTLFGYGDIAAVQHDSGLTVTLPSPLADAPAHTIKIAGGAA is encoded by the coding sequence GTGGTCGCCCGATGTCGGAGCTTTCCCGTAACGGCATATCGAACCTCCAACTCAGAGAAAGGAACAGCAATGACGTACGAACCAACCCTCGAGTCTGTCCGTGCTCACGTCGTTCCCGACTGGTTCCACGACGCCAAATTGGGGATTTTCATTCACTGGGGTCTCTATTCCGTACCCGGATGGGCGCCGACGACCGGACCGCTCCACGAGGTGGTGGCAAGAGAGGGGTGGCAGGGATGGTTTGCACGCAACCCTTACGCCGAGTGGTACATGAACTCGCTGCGCATTCCGGGCAGTCCGACAGCATCGTACCATGCACAGCACTTTGGCGCCGACTTTCCGTATGAGCGTTTTGCCGAGACCTTCAACCGCGACACGTCGTCCTGGGATCCATCACGGTGGGCAGATCTGTTCAGGCGCGCCGGTGCGCAGTATGTCGTTCTCACCACCAAGCACCACGATGGCTTTCTGCTCTGGCCCAGCGCCCGTCCCAATCCGTTCCGCGAAGGGTACCACGCCTCTCGCGATCTGGTCGGCGACCTCACCGGCGCCGTGCGTGATGCGGGGCTGCGCATGGGTCTCTACTATTCTGGCGGACTCGACTGGACCTTCAATGATCGGGTGATCGCCGATATTATCGATCTGTTCATGGGCGTGCCGCAGCAACCCGAGTATGTTGAGTATGCGAACGCTCACTGGAAGGAGTTGATTGACCGCTACCAGCCGAGCGTGTTGTGGAATGACATCGGGTATCCGGCGGCTGCGAATCTGCCCGAACTGTTCAGTTATTACTACAACACTGTTCCTGAAGGCGTGATCAATGATCGTTTCACCCAGGCGCCGGTTGGCGACGGTCCGCCTGACCCGGCGGCGATCATGCAGGCGATCGCGCAGGGGATGCTGCCTGCTCCGCCGCACTTCGATTTCCGCACGCCAGAGTATGCCGTCTTCCCCGACATCAAAGCCGAAAAATGGGAGTCGTGCCGCGGTTTGGGGTATTCGTTCGGTTACAATCGCAATGAAACCGTTGACGATATGCTCTCGCCCGCCGAACTGGTGCGCTCCTTCGTCGATATCGTCAGCAAGAATGGCAACCTGCTGATCAACGTCGGTCCGATGGGCGATGGAACCATTCCGACCGAACAGGCGGAGCGCCTCGAAGCGCTTGGCGCGTGGCTGGCAGTCAACGGCGAGGCGATCTACGGCTCACGTCCCTGGACGCGCGCCGAAGGAACAACCGATGGCGGTATCGGGATGCGTTTCACGCGCAAAGGATCAGACCTGTACGCGATACTGCTCGACACACCGCAGCAACCACAGGTGACGCTCACCGGTCTCACTATCCCTGCCGGAGCGAGCGTTACCCTGTTCGGCTATGGCGACATCGCTGCGGTGCAACACGACAGCGGGCTGACGGTCACGCTGCCATCGCCGCTCGCCGACGCGCCTGCGCACACGATCAAAATCGCTGGCGGCGCCGCGTGA
- a CDS encoding ABC transporter substrate-binding protein, with the protein MSNARKLNRRTFLRLSAVTAASAAIAACGGQPAAPQPTTAPAAPQPTTAPAAPAPTTPPAATAVPPVTTKFKEAPMLAKLVQEGKLPPVDERLPKNPYTPPHSWLTVGKYGGVLKKTYNNNWGITGFIHEMQYGSSPLRWLKDGLAIGPGFVESWESNADASKWTFKIREGIKWSDGQPFTTKDIMYWWEYTVGGNGKEKEFPAGLKPINAPPDEARSGTGTLMTLNAPDDYTFEMVFDAPAPLTADRLAMWVNMFIGPAWVMPRHYMEQFNPVLNPDKYKDWEEHQRKFNHNNPDCPRLTGWKLDVFEEGVRAVWSRNPYYWAVDKEGNQLPYIDQIIVTAVKDKEIEKLAYTEGRADHAHFHGQGLADVQSLRDAESKSQLEVRFWDSGSGTGSLYFFNMDFKDPKMRAVFRDPKFRQALSHAYNRADVQKAVYFGLGELTTGTFSPKAIEYNINDQGKQVYAAWRDSYVKYDPALAEKILDEAGYKKGPDGKRTMPDGSPLQIQVTYGANATPGGEHLSKNERLVRDWQAIGIDAVLTPIPGEGADEKWRAGEIPMKTEWEVGDGPNHLVFPSWLVADETERWAPLHGRGYTLRGTASEKEELDKNPWDRNPPRINPTDPDYMPAIKKLHDLFDKSKVEPDAMKRHQLVWDMIKVHIEEGPFFTGTIANPPRIILVKKGLMNVPTRDDLLKEGLGGFVNPWIIPSPAVYDPETWYWDNPDAHQA; encoded by the coding sequence GTGAGCAACGCACGGAAGCTCAACCGGCGCACATTCCTGCGCCTGTCAGCCGTCACGGCGGCCAGCGCCGCTATCGCAGCCTGTGGCGGCCAGCCTGCCGCACCTCAACCGACCACTGCGCCTGCCGCGCCTCAACCGACCACTGCGCCCGCCGCGCCCGCTCCGACCACTCCTCCCGCAGCGACTGCCGTTCCTCCGGTGACAACCAAGTTCAAAGAAGCGCCGATGCTGGCGAAACTGGTGCAGGAGGGCAAGTTGCCGCCGGTGGATGAGCGCCTGCCGAAGAACCCCTACACGCCGCCCCACTCCTGGCTTACCGTCGGCAAGTATGGCGGTGTGCTGAAGAAGACCTACAACAACAACTGGGGTATTACCGGTTTCATCCACGAGATGCAGTATGGCTCGTCGCCGCTGCGCTGGCTCAAGGATGGACTGGCGATCGGTCCCGGTTTTGTTGAAAGCTGGGAGTCGAATGCGGACGCGAGCAAGTGGACGTTCAAGATCCGCGAGGGGATCAAGTGGAGCGATGGTCAGCCGTTCACCACAAAGGACATCATGTACTGGTGGGAGTATACGGTTGGCGGTAACGGCAAGGAGAAGGAGTTCCCCGCCGGCCTCAAGCCGATCAACGCCCCGCCGGATGAAGCGCGATCCGGCACCGGCACGCTGATGACCCTCAACGCACCGGATGACTATACCTTCGAGATGGTCTTCGATGCACCGGCGCCACTCACGGCGGACCGCCTGGCGATGTGGGTCAATATGTTCATCGGTCCGGCATGGGTGATGCCGCGCCACTATATGGAACAGTTCAACCCGGTGCTCAACCCCGATAAGTACAAGGACTGGGAAGAGCATCAGCGCAAGTTCAACCACAACAACCCCGACTGCCCGCGTCTGACCGGCTGGAAACTGGATGTGTTCGAGGAAGGCGTCCGCGCTGTCTGGTCGCGCAACCCCTACTATTGGGCAGTCGATAAGGAAGGCAATCAGTTGCCGTATATCGATCAGATCATTGTGACGGCGGTCAAGGACAAGGAGATCGAGAAACTGGCGTACACGGAGGGACGCGCCGACCACGCGCACTTCCACGGTCAGGGTCTGGCAGATGTCCAGTCGCTACGCGATGCCGAGTCCAAGAGCCAGCTCGAAGTTCGCTTCTGGGACTCTGGATCGGGCACCGGTTCGCTCTACTTCTTCAACATGGACTTCAAAGACCCGAAGATGCGCGCGGTGTTCCGCGATCCGAAGTTCCGCCAGGCGCTGTCGCACGCCTACAACCGCGCCGATGTGCAGAAGGCGGTCTACTTCGGGCTTGGCGAGTTGACCACCGGCACCTTCAGCCCGAAGGCGATCGAGTACAACATCAACGATCAGGGCAAGCAGGTGTACGCTGCATGGCGCGATAGCTACGTCAAGTACGATCCGGCGCTGGCGGAGAAGATTCTGGATGAAGCAGGCTACAAGAAGGGTCCCGACGGCAAGCGCACCATGCCGGATGGCAGCCCGCTGCAGATCCAGGTGACCTATGGCGCCAACGCAACGCCTGGCGGCGAGCACCTGTCGAAGAACGAGCGTCTGGTGCGCGACTGGCAGGCGATCGGCATTGATGCAGTGCTGACGCCCATTCCAGGTGAGGGCGCCGATGAGAAATGGCGCGCTGGTGAAATTCCGATGAAGACAGAGTGGGAAGTTGGCGACGGCCCGAACCACCTGGTCTTCCCATCGTGGCTGGTGGCGGACGAGACCGAGCGCTGGGCGCCGCTGCACGGGCGCGGGTACACACTGCGCGGCACGGCGTCGGAGAAGGAAGAACTGGACAAGAATCCGTGGGATCGCAACCCGCCGCGTATCAATCCCACCGATCCGGATTATATGCCGGCGATTAAGAAACTCCACGACCTGTTCGACAAGAGCAAGGTGGAACCGGATGCCATGAAGCGCCACCAGCTCGTGTGGGACATGATCAAGGTCCACATCGAGGAGGGGCCGTTCTTCACCGGAACGATCGCCAACCCGCCGCGCATTATCCTGGTCAAGAAGGGCCTGATGAACGTACCAACCCGCGATGACCTGTTGAAGGAAGGGTTGGGTGGCTTCGTCAACCCGTGGATCATCCCGTCGCCGGCGGTCTATGACCCGGAGACCTGGTACTGGGATAACCCCGACGCGCACCAGGCGTAG